In Microbacterium soli, the DNA window GGATGCCCGTGAGTGCGTCGCGCTCGATGGCGACGTCCACGGTTCGCGGGAGATCCGCGAGGCGCACCCGCGTGAGCCCGGGGGAATCCGGCTCCGGTGCTGCGGGGACGATCCGCTGCGGCTCACGGGCCGCAGCCGACGCCCCGCGCGCCGCACGCCGCACCTCCTGGTGCACGTCGGTGGGGTCCATGCCGAGCCGGCGCGCCAGCACCCTCTCGTACCCGGGTCGCAGCAGCTCGTCGCGGATCACCGCCACGATGGGGGCTGCGGCGCGCAGCGCTCCGACCTGACCCTCCACCGTGGACAGGTCGTAGCCCGCGAGCTTCCTGTCGATGGCGAACTCGAACATGGGCACCTTGGCGTCCATGAGTCCGCGCACCGCGGCATCACCGCGTTGCAGACGCAGATCGCAGGGGTCCAGCCCGTCCGGCGCGACGGCGACGAAGGTCTGCGCGGTGAAGCGGGAGTCCTCCGAGAAAGCGCGCAGCGCCGCCTTCTGGCCGGCCTCATCGCCGTCGAACGTGAACACCACCTCCCCTGCCGCGGAGTCGTCCCCCATCACGCGCCTGAGCACCTTGATGTGCTCCGCGGCGAACGCGGTGCCGCAGGTCGCGATGGCCGTGGTGACGCCCGCGAGATGGCAGGCCATGACGTCCGTGTACCCCTCCACCACGACCACGCGCCGGGGATCACCGCGCGAGATGTCGCGCTTGGCGAGATCGAGACCGTAGAGCACCTGCGTCTTGCGGTACAGCGGCGTCTCGGGCGTGTTGAGGTACTTCGGGCCCTTGTCGTCGTCGTACAGCCGACGCGCGCCGAATCCGATGGTCTGCCCGGTGACGTCGCGGATGGGCCACACCACCCTGCCGCGGAACCTGTCGTACACGCCCCGCTGCCCGGCCGAGACCAGGCCGGCCGTGCTGAGCTCCTCGCGCGTGAAGCCCTGCGCGGTGAGCGCCGTCAGCATGTTCTCCCAGCCCCGCGG includes these proteins:
- the dnaG gene encoding DNA primase — translated: MARILQSDVEEVKSRTNIADIVGERVALRSAGIGSLKGLCPFHDEKSPSFHVRPQVGFYHCFGCGASGDVYTFLREMDHVSFSEAVERLAGRIGYSLHYEDGGAAPETSGRSRLYAANTAAAEYFRSQLLSPEAESARRFLGERGFDAGAAAHFGVGYAPRGWENMLTALTAQGFTREELSTAGLVSAGQRGVYDRFRGRVVWPIRDVTGQTIGFGARRLYDDDKGPKYLNTPETPLYRKTQVLYGLDLAKRDISRGDPRRVVVVEGYTDVMACHLAGVTTAIATCGTAFAAEHIKVLRRVMGDDSAAGEVVFTFDGDEAGQKAALRAFSEDSRFTAQTFVAVAPDGLDPCDLRLQRGDAAVRGLMDAKVPMFEFAIDRKLAGYDLSTVEGQVGALRAAAPIVAVIRDELLRPGYERVLARRLGMDPTDVHQEVRRAARGASAAAREPQRIVPAAPEPDSPGLTRVRLADLPRTVDVAIERDALTGILQYGHLIDQELLARAVSEQFRHPGLDAVRQSVASAQDRTRVGWAAGAVDAVREPYRSLAGELLMMPFPAKDEERALVSATDLCRRLIVRSIDREKNELLGAVQRVPADSDGGRALRVRLRDLDQERMRFVES